CAGGCGCACAACCGGCTGCGGACTTCATCGTACCGGCCACCTAACAGATAGTTGACAGTCAGATACAGCAGTGGGCAGGAGGGTCGAACCTCCTCCTGGTATATAAATCCCCTCCACACGCTTATAAGAAGAGCGTAGGTAGCACGTGTTGTGCAGGTTCACGAACTCAAATCTGTCACGCGCGTTTTTTGAGGGAGAGCGAAGTCCAGACTCTTATTGCTTGTGCGGATGATAGAGAACGTAAACTGGCGATCCGAACACTCTGGCGCGCTTCAGCCCGCAGTGTTACTGTCGCTGAGCGACTGTACCCGAGTTCTCTCATTCGCGGGGACGGCGATGCTGATATCCCTGCGATCCGGGTTGAGGTCAAAGACTCGCGTTCGGAGCGAGATAAACCGACGAAGATGACGACCCGCGTCATCCCGGAGAAGCTCTACCGTGACCTCGAACAGTGGTGTGAGGACACGAACCGCTCTCCTGATACCCCGATATTCTCCGTCCAGAGCGCCCAGATGCAGAACTGGGTGACTGAGGCGGCCGCTGTGGCGGCTGATGAGACGGGGATAGAGATGTGGGAAAGGGTCACTTCTCACGACCTCCGTCGGTCCGGCATCACCCAAATGAAAATGAAGGGGCTCAGCCCTCTGTTGATTCAGGACCACGGCGACTGGTCAGACCTTGAGAATATGAAGCCGTACCTGGATGTGGTGCCACTCGAAAAGATGCATCGGGAAATGGAACGTGCTGGGTGGCTGCCTGGGGAGGAGCAGTCCGCACGCGATCGCCTCACTCGGATCGAGAACGATGTCGACGCGGTCAAGGAGATGGTTGAGCAGCTCGTCGAGTCAGGCAGCGTCGAGATGGATACAGAAGACGACGACAGTCCCGCCGTCCAGACCAAGCCGAACCAGAAGACGCTCGTCGAGATGGCCGCCGACGAGTAGCCCGACCACGTAGCCGCACACACAGAAGAACCCACGAGGCGGAGGCGGCGATCCGGGCCGTCTCGATCACTCCGGCTCCTGCTGGGCGATGTTGATCGCCGCGTTCACGTCGGCGTGCACCTCGTACCCGCAGGCCAGACACTCGAAGTCGACGCCGTCGCGGAACGCGGGATCGCTGGCGCCACACTGCCGACACGTGACGCTCGTGCCCGCCGGCTCCACCGCCTCGACGGGGAGGCCGGCCTCGGTCGCCTTGTACGCCAACTGCCGCGTGAGCATCCTGTGTGGTAGTGAGAGGAGCATTCTCAGACATTTCAATAACGTCACAGATTTTATAATGACACCGGGTACAGTGGTACCTGCCTATCGGCATAATAATGCGACTGTTCATCTACGCGGACGCTGGCTCGAAGCCTCCCTTCCACCTCCCGTGGAACTACCACCTCAGCTTCCAGGCGTTCGTCTACGACGCACTCGACCGCCACCGACCGGAACTGGCTGACGAGTACCACGAGCGTGACACGGCGCCACCATTCTCGTTCAGC
The sequence above is a segment of the Halobaculum sp. MBLA0147 genome. Coding sequences within it:
- a CDS encoding transposase, whose translation is MLTRQLAYKATEAGLPVEAVEPAGTSVTCRQCGASDPAFRDGVDFECLACGYEVHADVNAAINIAQQEPE
- a CDS encoding site-specific integrase, producing the protein MRESEVQTLIACADDRERKLAIRTLWRASARSVTVAERLYPSSLIRGDGDADIPAIRVEVKDSRSERDKPTKMTTRVIPEKLYRDLEQWCEDTNRSPDTPIFSVQSAQMQNWVTEAAAVAADETGIEMWERVTSHDLRRSGITQMKMKGLSPLLIQDHGDWSDLENMKPYLDVVPLEKMHREMERAGWLPGEEQSARDRLTRIENDVDAVKEMVEQLVESGSVEMDTEDDDSPAVQTKPNQKTLVEMAADE